One region of Chelonoidis abingdonii isolate Lonesome George chromosome 14, CheloAbing_2.0, whole genome shotgun sequence genomic DNA includes:
- the LOC116830097 gene encoding olfactory receptor 10A7-like has product MSYTSETVQGNHSRVTQFIFLGFSQDPVTRAILCVGFSIIYTISLMGNSIIILITMLDSALHSPMYFFLWNLSFLESCYISVTIPKMLVNFVSEERTISFTGCAIQMHFILSLGTAECYLLAAMAYDRYRAICSPLHYPTIMNPRACAKMAIACWLCGILMPMGKVIWIFSLPYCGPNEINHFFCDIHPVLKLACGDTSRSEVFIVLISLIITVIPFLMVLVSYACILYTILKTTSSEGRHKAFSTCSSHLTVVILFYGSACAMYLRPKSSHIADVDRVVALFYTVVTPMLNPMIYSLRNQEVKVALGRLMRRKRFS; this is encoded by the coding sequence ATGAGCTATACCAGTGAAACTGTACAGGGGAATCACAGCAGGGTGACCCAGTTCATTTTCCTCGGCTTCTCCCAGGATCCAGTGACGCGAGCAATACTTTGTGTAGGTTTCTCCATTATCTACACCATCTCCCTGATGGGCAACAGCATCATCATCCTCATTACAATGCTGGACTCGGCTCTCCACagccccatgtatttcttcctctggAATCTGTCCTTCCTGGAGAGCTGCTACATCTCTGTCACCATCCCCAAGATGCTGGTCAACTTTGTCTCTGAGGAGAGGACCATCTCCTTCACTGGGTGTGCCATCCAGATGCACTTCATCCTTTCTCTTGGGACAGCAGAGTGCTACCTGCTGGCTGCGATGGCCTATGACCGCTACAGGGCCATCTGCTCCCCTCTGCACTACCCCACCATTATGAATCCCAGAGCCTGCGCCAAGATGGCCATTGCCTGCTGGCTCTGTGGAATCCTGATGCCCATGGGCAAAGTGATTTGGATCTTCTCCTTGCCCTACTGTGGGCCCAACGAGATCAACCACTTCTTCTGTGACATCCACCCTGTGCTGAAGCTGGCCTGTGGGGACACCTCCAGGAGTGAGGTCTTCATTGTACTAATCAGCCTAATAATCACTGTCATCCCCTTCCTGATGGTGCTGGTGTCCTATGCCTGCATCCTCTACACCATCCTGAAGACAACTTCATCCGAGGGAAGGCACAAAGctttctccacctgctcctcccacctcacTGTGGTCATCTTGTTCTACGGCTCAGCCTGTGCTATGTACCTGAGGCCCAAGTCCAGCCACATAGCAGACGTGGACAGAGTGGTGGCCCTGTTTTATACTGTCGTCACCCCCATGTTAAACCCCATGATCTACAGCCTAAGGAACCAGGAGGTGAAGGTTGCTCTGGGGAGACTAATGAGGAGGAAAAGGTTTTCATGA